The Staphylococcus sp. KG4-3 genome has a window encoding:
- a CDS encoding Mini-ribonuclease 3, which yields MGDAVLDQHVREYIVLKLKAKPNRLHQEAKRYVSAKSQAQTLEFLMENNWFTEDELDIVRRGRNAKSYTKAKNTDIQTYRKSSGLEAVIGYLYLEKEQERLTALLERVVQNVNER from the coding sequence ATGGGTGATGCAGTTTTAGATCAACACGTAAGGGAATATATCGTACTAAAATTAAAAGCAAAACCTAATCGATTGCATCAAGAAGCAAAACGTTATGTCTCTGCTAAAAGTCAGGCTCAAACGCTTGAATTTTTAATGGAAAATAATTGGTTTACTGAAGATGAATTAGATATTGTTCGTCGAGGCAGAAACGCTAAAAGTTATACCAAAGCTAAAAATACAGATATACAAACATATAGAAAAAGTTCGGGCTTAGAAGCAGTCATTGGCTATTTATATTTAGAAAAAGAACAAGAGCGTTTGACGGCTTTATTGGAAAGAGTCGTACAAAATGTAAACGAAAGGTAG
- the rlmB gene encoding 23S rRNA (guanosine(2251)-2'-O)-methyltransferase RlmB: protein MEGIVIVGRHAVKEAIVSGHTINKILIQDTIKKGQINEILKKANSRKIIVQSVPKSKIDGLSDSPHQGIAAYIAPYEYADFDAFLEKQKTQDKLSTVLILDGLEDPHNLGSILRTADASGVDGVIIPKRRSVALTQTVAKASTGAIQHIPVMRVTNLANTIETLKDNGYWVVGTEADNSTDYREMDVAMPLAIVIGSEGQGMSRLVKDKCDFYINIPMVGHVNSLNASVAASLMMYEVFRKRNNIGDKV from the coding sequence ATGGAAGGGATCGTAATCGTTGGGCGACATGCTGTAAAAGAAGCAATCGTTTCAGGCCATACAATTAATAAAATTTTAATTCAAGATACTATCAAAAAAGGCCAAATCAATGAAATTTTAAAAAAAGCAAATAGTAGAAAAATCATAGTTCAATCAGTACCGAAATCGAAAATAGATGGATTATCTGATTCTCCTCACCAAGGGATAGCGGCTTATATCGCACCATATGAATATGCAGATTTTGATGCGTTTTTAGAAAAGCAAAAAACTCAAGATAAGCTATCTACGGTATTAATATTAGACGGTTTAGAGGACCCACATAATTTAGGTTCTATCTTGAGAACGGCAGATGCATCAGGTGTTGATGGTGTCATCATACCTAAGAGACGTTCAGTAGCGTTAACGCAAACTGTCGCTAAAGCATCTACTGGTGCCATTCAGCATATACCAGTTATGCGAGTGACAAATTTAGCTAATACAATTGAAACATTAAAAGACAATGGCTATTGGGTCGTAGGTACAGAAGCGGATAATTCTACAGACTATAGAGAAATGGATGTAGCAATGCCGTTAGCAATCGTTATTGGTAGTGAAGGCCAAGGTATGAGTCGTTTAGTTAAAGATAAATGTGATTTTTACATTAACATTCCGATGGTTGGACATGTAAATAGCTTAAATGCCTCAGTAGCGGCAAGTTTAATGATGTACGAGGTATTTCGTAAACGTAACAACATTGGAGATAAGGTATGA
- a CDS encoding NYN domain-containing protein, translating into MKDRYLIIDGYNMIGYSQELSRIAQDNLEEAREQLLIAIANYNAVIADEVVCVFDAYEQSGAHSEYMYHGVKTIFTKEKETADSYIERYVYDLYDKHTRHITVVTSDMSEQHAIFGAGAYRVSSREMWRDLRENEVSVSKKLDGFNEQKPRTRIELSNEILEEFEKLRRGDNHQ; encoded by the coding sequence ATGAAGGATAGGTACTTAATCATTGATGGATATAATATGATTGGTTATTCTCAGGAATTGAGCCGCATTGCGCAAGATAATCTTGAGGAGGCACGTGAACAATTACTTATAGCGATAGCAAACTATAACGCAGTGATTGCAGATGAAGTCGTCTGTGTTTTTGATGCTTATGAGCAATCGGGTGCCCATTCTGAATATATGTATCACGGCGTTAAAACGATATTCACAAAAGAAAAAGAAACGGCAGATAGCTATATTGAACGCTATGTGTATGATTTGTATGACAAACATACTAGACACATTACAGTTGTTACGAGTGATATGAGTGAGCAACATGCGATATTTGGCGCTGGAGCATATCGTGTGTCTTCAAGAGAGATGTGGAGAGACTTAAGAGAAAATGAAGTGTCTGTATCTAAAAAATTAGATGGCTTTAATGAACAAAAACCACGAACTAGGATAGAACTTTCAAATGAGATTTTAGAAGAATTTGAAAAACTTAGACGTGGAGACAATCATCAATAA
- a CDS encoding sigma-70 family RNA polymerase sigma factor translates to MLEPNNHEFTASKNAELNIFEKHDLPKIFTALIPLIHKRLKHFSIHPNDQEDLCQEVLIKLFQAFRHFDFKSAIPIEHYVNRVIKNVKNDYIRKKFYGYERQTLLINEFIVSYNNSKMECPIDKHLLAIEVGEYIQRCVLNLTKLEQVVVIYLLKDYKPKEIAELLNVSKKVVYNAIHRCKIKLRYLLDDY, encoded by the coding sequence ATGTTAGAACCAAACAATCATGAATTCACAGCCTCAAAAAACGCAGAACTAAATATTTTTGAAAAGCATGATTTACCTAAAATATTTACAGCACTTATACCTTTAATACATAAAAGGTTAAAACATTTTTCTATTCATCCAAATGATCAAGAAGATTTGTGCCAAGAGGTGCTGATAAAACTTTTTCAAGCGTTTAGACATTTTGACTTTAAAAGTGCTATACCAATTGAACATTATGTGAATCGTGTTATTAAAAATGTAAAAAATGACTATATTCGTAAGAAGTTCTATGGTTATGAAAGGCAAACATTATTGATTAACGAGTTTATAGTGTCCTACAATAATAGTAAAATGGAGTGTCCTATAGACAAGCATCTCCTAGCTATAGAAGTAGGAGAATATATCCAACGATGTGTGTTAAACTTAACTAAGTTGGAACAAGTGGTTGTCATTTACTTATTGAAAGATTATAAGCCAAAAGAAATTGCAGAATTATTAAATGTATCGAAGAAAGTAGTTTACAACGCGATACATCGTTGTAAAATAAAATTAAGATACCTTCTAGATGATTATTAA
- the rpmG gene encoding 50S ribosomal protein L33 yields the protein MKKVPLTCEVCGSRNYNVPKQSNLASRLELKKFCSRCNAHTMHKESK from the coding sequence ATGAAAAAAGTGCCATTAACTTGCGAAGTATGTGGTAGTAGAAATTATAACGTTCCCAAACAAAGCAATCTTGCATCTAGATTAGAATTGAAAAAGTTTTGTTCGAGATGTAATGCACATACGATGCACAAGGAATCAAAATAA
- the secE gene encoding preprotein translocase subunit SecE produces MAKKENFFQAVKSEMEKTSWPTKEELFKYTVIVVATVVFFLVFFYALDLGIGRIIELIK; encoded by the coding sequence ATGGCTAAAAAAGAAAATTTCTTCCAAGCCGTAAAGTCAGAAATGGAAAAGACAAGTTGGCCAACGAAAGAAGAATTATTTAAATACACAGTCATTGTTGTAGCTACAGTAGTATTTTTCTTAGTGTTCTTCTATGCCTTAGACTTAGGAATTGGTAGAATTATAGAATTAATTAAATAG
- the nusG gene encoding transcription termination/antitermination protein NusG, protein MSEEVGAKRWYAVHTYSGYENKVKKNLEKRVESMNMTEKIFRVVIPEEEETQVKDGKAKTLSKKTFPGYVLVELIMTDESWYIVRNTPGVTGFVGSAGAGSKPNPLLPEEARFILKQMGMKEKTIDVQVELGEQVRIKSGPFANQVGEIQEIETDKFKLTVLVDMFGRETPVEVEFDQVEKL, encoded by the coding sequence ATGTCTGAAGAAGTTGGCGCTAAGCGTTGGTATGCTGTGCATACTTATTCTGGTTATGAGAATAAAGTTAAAAAGAATTTAGAAAAACGTGTTGAATCTATGAATATGACTGAAAAAATATTCAGAGTTGTTATACCAGAAGAAGAAGAGACACAAGTTAAAGATGGTAAAGCCAAAACATTAAGTAAAAAAACTTTCCCTGGTTATGTGTTAGTCGAATTAATTATGACTGATGAATCATGGTATATAGTAAGAAATACACCTGGTGTAACAGGATTTGTTGGTTCAGCTGGTGCTGGATCAAAACCTAATCCATTACTTCCAGAAGAAGCACGTTTCATTCTTAAACAAATGGGCATGAAAGAGAAAACAATTGATGTCCAAGTTGAATTAGGTGAGCAAGTGAGAATTAAATCAGGTCCGTTTGCTAACCAAGTTGGAGAAATTCAAGAAATTGAAACCGATAAATTCAAACTCACTGTTCTTGTAGACATGTTTGGTAGAGAAACACCAGTAGAAGTGGAATTTGATCAAGTAGAGAAATTATAA
- the rplK gene encoding 50S ribosomal protein L11, with amino-acid sequence MAKKVEKVVKLQIPAGKANPAPPVGPALGQAGVNIMGFCKEFNARTQEDAGLIIPVEISVYEDRSFTFITKTPPAPVLLKKAAGVEKGSGEPNKNKVATVTKDQVREIANQKMQDLNASDEEAAVRIIEGTARSMGITVQ; translated from the coding sequence GTGGCTAAAAAAGTAGAAAAAGTAGTTAAATTACAAATTCCTGCAGGGAAAGCAAATCCAGCACCACCAGTTGGTCCAGCATTAGGTCAAGCGGGTGTGAATATTATGGGATTCTGTAAGGAATTCAACGCACGTACACAAGAAGACGCAGGTTTAATCATCCCGGTAGAAATCAGTGTTTATGAAGATCGTTCATTTACATTTATTACAAAAACACCACCGGCTCCAGTATTACTTAAAAAAGCAGCAGGCGTTGAAAAAGGTTCAGGCGAACCTAATAAAAACAAAGTTGCTACAGTAACTAAAGATCAAGTACGTGAAATTGCGAACCAAAAAATGCAAGATTTAAACGCTTCAGACGAAGAAGCGGCAGTTCGTATCATTGAAGGTACTGCTCGTAGTATGGGAATCACAGTTCAATAA
- the rplA gene encoding 50S ribosomal protein L1 — translation MAKKSKRYQEAASKIDRLKHYDVQEAVELAKETNIANFDASVEVAFRLGIDTRKNDQQIRGAVVLPNGTGKSQRVLVFAKGEKAAEAEAAGADFVGEGEYVEKIQQGWFDFDVVVATPDMMGEVGKLGRVLGPKGLMPNPKTGTVTMDVKKAVEEIKAGKVEYRAEKSGIVHASIGKTSFDTDKLVENFRALQDVLTKAKPASAKGTYFKSIAVTTTMGPGVKVDTSSIKL, via the coding sequence ATGGCTAAAAAAAGCAAAAGATATCAAGAAGCAGCTAGCAAAATCGATCGCTTAAAACATTACGATGTACAAGAAGCTGTTGAACTAGCTAAAGAAACAAACATTGCTAACTTTGACGCATCAGTTGAAGTAGCATTCCGTTTAGGTATTGATACACGTAAAAATGACCAACAAATCCGTGGAGCAGTAGTGCTACCAAACGGTACTGGTAAATCACAACGTGTATTAGTGTTCGCTAAAGGAGAAAAAGCAGCAGAAGCAGAAGCAGCAGGTGCAGATTTCGTTGGCGAAGGCGAATATGTAGAAAAAATCCAACAAGGTTGGTTTGATTTTGACGTAGTAGTAGCTACACCAGACATGATGGGTGAAGTTGGTAAACTTGGTCGTGTATTAGGACCTAAAGGTTTAATGCCAAACCCTAAAACTGGAACAGTAACTATGGACGTTAAAAAAGCAGTTGAAGAAATCAAAGCTGGTAAAGTAGAGTACCGTGCTGAGAAATCAGGTATTGTTCACGCATCAATTGGTAAAACATCATTTGATACAGACAAACTTGTTGAAAACTTCAGAGCTTTACAAGACGTATTAACTAAAGCAAAACCTGCTTCAGCTAAAGGTACGTACTTCAAATCTATTGCTGTAACTACAACAATGGGTCCTGGAGTTAAAGTTGATACTTCAAGCATCAAACTTTAA
- the rplJ gene encoding 50S ribosomal protein L10, producing MSAIIDAKKQEVDIIAEQLKNSVSTVIVDYRGLSVAEVTELRSQLREAGVEYKVYKNTMVRRAAEKAGIDGLDEFLVGPTAVATSTEDVVAPAKVIAGFAKEHQALEIKTGVMEGNVISAEEVNTVGTLPSHDGLVSMLLSVLQAPVRNFAYAVKAVGEEKESKEESAE from the coding sequence ATGTCTGCTATCATCGATGCAAAAAAACAAGAAGTTGATATTATTGCTGAACAACTTAAAAACTCAGTATCTACAGTTATCGTTGACTATCGTGGTCTAAGCGTTGCTGAAGTAACTGAATTACGTTCACAATTACGTGAAGCTGGTGTTGAGTACAAAGTTTACAAAAACACTATGGTTCGCCGTGCAGCAGAAAAAGCTGGTATTGACGGTTTAGATGAATTCTTAGTAGGTCCTACTGCAGTTGCTACTTCAACAGAAGATGTTGTTGCTCCAGCAAAAGTTATCGCAGGATTTGCAAAAGAACATCAAGCATTAGAAATTAAAACAGGTGTTATGGAAGGCAACGTTATTTCTGCAGAAGAAGTTAACACTGTTGGTACATTACCATCACACGACGGTCTTGTTTCTATGCTATTATCAGTATTACAAGCTCCAGTACGCAACTTCGCTTATGCGGTCAAAGCTGTTGGAGAAGAGAAAGAATCTAAAGAAGAAAGCGCTGAATAA
- the rplL gene encoding 50S ribosomal protein L7/L12, translated as MANQEQIIEAIKEMSVLELNDLVKAIEEEFGVTAAAPVAAAGAAGGGDAEAEKTDFDVELTSAGSSKIKVVKAVKEATGLGLKDAKELVDGAPKVVKEALPKEEAEQLKETLEEAGATVELK; from the coding sequence ATGGCTAATCAAGAACAAATCATTGAAGCGATTAAAGAAATGTCAGTTTTAGAATTAAACGACTTAGTAAAAGCAATTGAAGAAGAATTTGGTGTAACTGCAGCAGCTCCAGTAGCAGCAGCAGGCGCAGCTGGTGGCGGAGACGCTGAAGCTGAAAAAACTGATTTCGATGTTGAATTAACTTCAGCTGGATCATCAAAAATCAAAGTCGTTAAAGCTGTTAAAGAAGCTACTGGCTTAGGATTAAAAGATGCTAAAGAATTAGTTGACGGAGCTCCTAAAGTAGTTAAAGAAGCTTTACCTAAAGAAGAAGCTGAACAACTTAAAGAAACATTAGAAGAAGCTGGCGCTACAGTAGAATTAAAATAA
- a CDS encoding class I SAM-dependent methyltransferase yields the protein MSHYYDENPEVESEESLFTYSYDNHDLELVTDAGVFSKGKIDFGSDLLVKTFLKTYPPGPTKNIIDVGCGYGPIGLMIAKVSPHHEVTMVDVNQRALNLSRKNKKRNRIDNVEVKESDGLSQVEDGTYDFVLTNPPIRAGKEVVHRILEEAYVKLKLDGELFVVIQKKQGMPSAKKKMQDTFDNVEVLEKSKGYYILRSVKG from the coding sequence ATGAGTCATTATTATGATGAAAATCCTGAAGTAGAAAGTGAAGAATCGCTTTTTACGTACTCCTACGATAACCATGATTTAGAACTTGTAACAGATGCTGGTGTATTTTCAAAAGGGAAAATAGATTTTGGATCTGATTTACTAGTGAAAACTTTTTTGAAAACATATCCCCCTGGTCCTACAAAAAATATCATAGATGTTGGTTGTGGCTATGGCCCTATCGGTTTAATGATTGCGAAAGTTTCCCCACACCACGAAGTGACAATGGTTGATGTGAATCAACGCGCGCTAAATTTATCAAGAAAAAATAAAAAAAGAAACCGTATAGACAATGTTGAGGTTAAAGAAAGTGATGGTTTATCACAAGTAGAAGACGGCACGTATGACTTTGTACTTACTAATCCGCCGATTAGAGCGGGGAAAGAAGTTGTACATCGCATTTTGGAAGAAGCTTATGTTAAATTAAAACTTGATGGTGAACTTTTTGTAGTAATTCAAAAAAAGCAAGGTATGCCATCTGCAAAGAAAAAAATGCAAGACACATTCGATAACGTTGAAGTATTAGAAAAAAGCAAAGGCTATTACATTTTAAGAAGTGTAAAAGGTTGA